A region of Streptomyces sp. NBC_01788 DNA encodes the following proteins:
- a CDS encoding ATP-binding cassette domain-containing protein → MTSDKAAAHGAVLPDTPPAHDGAVVELRGAGKSYGNIRALHGVDLAVHPGRVTCVLGDNGAGKSTLIKIISGLHQHTEGEFLVDGAPVRFSSPRDALARGIATVYQDLATVPLMPVWRNFFLGSELTKGPWPVRRLDIARMKRTADEELRNMGIVLDDLEQPIGTLSGGQRQCVAIARAVHFGARVLILDEPTAALGVKQSGVVLKYIAAARDRGLGVIFITHNPHHAYMVGDHFSVLRLGTLELSAGRSEVGLDELTHHMAGGTELAALKHELSQVRGVDTEELPEAEVLAAPTASAPEPIEGN, encoded by the coding sequence ATGACCAGCGACAAGGCGGCGGCCCATGGAGCCGTCCTCCCCGACACCCCGCCCGCGCACGACGGGGCCGTCGTCGAACTGCGCGGCGCCGGCAAGTCCTACGGCAACATCCGCGCCCTGCACGGCGTCGACCTCGCCGTCCACCCCGGGCGCGTCACCTGCGTGCTCGGGGACAACGGCGCCGGCAAGTCCACCCTCATCAAGATCATCTCCGGGCTGCACCAGCACACCGAGGGCGAGTTCCTCGTCGACGGAGCGCCTGTGCGCTTCTCCAGCCCGCGCGACGCCCTCGCCCGGGGCATCGCCACCGTCTACCAGGACCTGGCCACCGTCCCGCTCATGCCCGTGTGGCGGAACTTCTTCCTGGGCTCCGAGCTGACCAAGGGGCCCTGGCCCGTACGCCGCCTCGACATCGCCCGGATGAAGCGGACCGCGGACGAGGAACTGCGCAACATGGGCATCGTCCTGGACGACCTGGAACAGCCCATCGGAACCCTCTCCGGCGGCCAGCGCCAGTGCGTCGCCATCGCCCGCGCCGTCCACTTCGGCGCCCGCGTCCTCATCCTGGACGAGCCCACCGCCGCCCTCGGCGTCAAGCAGTCCGGTGTCGTGCTGAAGTACATCGCCGCCGCCCGCGACCGCGGCCTCGGCGTCATCTTCATCACCCACAACCCCCACCACGCCTACATGGTCGGCGACCACTTCAGCGTGCTGCGCCTGGGCACCCTCGAACTCAGCGCCGGCCGCAGCGAGGTCGGCCTGGACGAGCTGACCCACCACATGGCGGGCGGCACCGAACTCGCCGCCCTCAAGCACGAGCTGTCGCAGGTCCGCGGTGTCGACACCGAGGAGCTCCCGGAGGCGGAGGTCCTCGCCGCGCCCACCGCCTCCGCACCGGAACCCATCGAAGGGAACTGA
- a CDS encoding sugar phosphate isomerase/epimerase family protein: MAPVLDRIRVGSAPDSWGVWFPDDPAQVPWERFLDEVAEAGYSWIELGPYGYLPTDPARLNDEVARRDLKVSAGTVFTGLHRGPSVWESTWEHVSQVAELTRATGARHLVVIPSFWRDDKTAEILEPPELTREQWTHLTRGMERLGRQVRETYGLDIVVHPHADTHIDTEAHVERFLDSTDSGLVNLCLDTGHYAYCGGDSVKLIETYGERIGYLHLKQVDPEILAEVVAHEVPFGPAVQRGVMCEPPAGVPALEPVLTAAQGLGVDLFAIVEQDMYPCEPDTPLPIAVRTRRFLRSCGA, translated from the coding sequence ATGGCCCCCGTGCTGGACCGCATCCGGGTCGGCTCCGCCCCCGACTCCTGGGGTGTCTGGTTCCCCGACGACCCCGCGCAGGTGCCCTGGGAACGCTTCCTCGACGAGGTCGCCGAGGCCGGCTACTCCTGGATCGAACTCGGCCCCTACGGCTATCTGCCGACCGACCCGGCCAGGCTCAACGACGAGGTGGCCAGGCGCGACCTGAAGGTCTCGGCGGGCACCGTCTTCACCGGCCTGCACCGCGGCCCGTCGGTGTGGGAGTCCACCTGGGAACACGTCAGCCAGGTCGCCGAACTCACCCGGGCCACCGGCGCACGCCACCTCGTCGTCATCCCCTCCTTCTGGCGCGACGACAAGACCGCCGAGATCCTGGAGCCGCCGGAGCTGACCCGCGAGCAGTGGACGCACCTGACCCGGGGCATGGAACGGCTAGGCCGCCAGGTCAGGGAGACGTACGGCCTCGACATCGTCGTCCACCCGCACGCCGACACCCACATCGACACCGAGGCCCACGTCGAGCGCTTCCTCGACTCCACCGACTCCGGTCTCGTCAACCTCTGCCTGGACACCGGGCACTACGCCTACTGCGGCGGCGACAGCGTCAAGCTGATCGAGACCTACGGCGAGCGCATCGGCTACCTGCACCTCAAGCAGGTCGACCCGGAGATCCTCGCCGAGGTGGTGGCGCACGAGGTGCCGTTCGGACCGGCGGTCCAGCGGGGCGTGATGTGCGAGCCGCCGGCCGGAGTACCGGCGCTGGAACCGGTCCTGACGGCCGCGCAGGGACTCGGCGTGGACCTCTTCGCGATCGTCGAGCAGGACATGTACCCCTGCGAGCCGGACACGCCGCTGCCCATCGCGGTACGCACACGCCGGTTCCTGCGGTCCTGCGGCGCCTGA